In one window of Methanoculleus chikugoensis DNA:
- the ilvD gene encoding dihydroxy-acid dehydratase → MRSEKVKTGYQRAPNRALLRSLGVTDREMDQPFIGIANAYNTIVPGHIHLRSLSQKVQEGVAAAGGVAFEFGTIGICDGIAMGHEGMRYSLPSRENIADAVELMAEAHRFDGLVCIGTCDKIVPGMLMAAVRCNVPTIVVTGGPMLPGYAAGRELSLIDVFEGVGRVAAGTMSEEELGELECAAMPGCGSCQGLYTANTMACVTEALGLSLPGTAAIPAVDAAKLRIARESGERAVGIVREGIRPRDIVTPTSLKNAIRVDMALGGSSNTVLHLMAVAREAGVPLDLETFNSLGEETPHICHMQPGGPHSMLALYRAGGIPAVLKMLERYLDDAPTVSGRSILEIAGDARVADPEVIRTADAPVSPAGGLKIVRGTLAPDGAVVKCAAVPEAMWRHRGPARVYDGEEAAMEAILHREIAEGDVIVIRYEGPRGGPGMPEMLSPTSALMGLGYARVALVTDGRFSGGTRGPCIGHIAPEAAVGGPIALVEDGDEIAIDLYEKSLDLAVERATLEERRKAWKPPQKRLTGVLARYAQTVEQANLGAVQR, encoded by the coding sequence ATGCGGAGTGAGAAGGTAAAGACTGGCTACCAGCGTGCTCCGAACCGGGCGCTGCTCAGGTCGCTCGGCGTCACCGACCGTGAGATGGACCAGCCCTTCATCGGGATAGCAAACGCGTATAACACGATCGTCCCCGGGCACATCCACCTCCGGTCCCTCTCGCAGAAGGTGCAGGAGGGTGTCGCGGCCGCGGGCGGCGTGGCGTTCGAGTTCGGGACCATCGGCATCTGCGACGGGATCGCGATGGGCCACGAGGGGATGCGCTACTCGCTCCCGTCACGGGAGAACATCGCCGACGCCGTTGAACTGATGGCCGAGGCGCACCGGTTCGACGGCCTGGTCTGCATCGGAACCTGCGACAAGATCGTCCCCGGCATGCTGATGGCGGCGGTGCGGTGCAACGTCCCGACGATCGTCGTCACCGGCGGCCCGATGCTCCCCGGCTACGCGGCGGGCCGCGAACTCTCCCTCATCGACGTCTTCGAGGGCGTGGGCCGCGTCGCGGCCGGGACGATGAGCGAGGAGGAACTCGGGGAGCTCGAGTGCGCGGCGATGCCCGGGTGCGGCAGCTGCCAGGGGCTCTATACCGCAAACACCATGGCGTGCGTGACCGAGGCGCTCGGCCTCTCCCTCCCGGGAACCGCTGCCATCCCCGCAGTCGACGCCGCAAAACTCCGCATAGCCCGTGAGAGCGGGGAGCGGGCGGTCGGCATCGTCCGGGAGGGTATCCGCCCGCGGGATATCGTCACCCCGACAAGTCTCAAGAACGCCATCCGGGTGGACATGGCGCTCGGGGGATCGTCGAACACGGTGCTCCACCTGATGGCCGTCGCCCGGGAGGCGGGTGTTCCCCTCGATCTTGAGACCTTCAACAGCCTCGGTGAAGAGACCCCGCACATCTGCCACATGCAGCCCGGCGGACCGCACTCGATGCTCGCCCTCTACCGGGCCGGAGGGATCCCTGCGGTCCTGAAGATGCTCGAGCGTTACCTCGACGACGCACCGACGGTATCGGGCCGGTCGATCCTTGAGATCGCGGGAGACGCGCGGGTCGCCGACCCGGAGGTGATCCGGACGGCCGACGCCCCCGTCAGCCCCGCTGGCGGCCTCAAGATCGTGCGAGGAACGCTCGCCCCCGACGGCGCCGTCGTCAAGTGCGCCGCCGTCCCGGAGGCGATGTGGCGGCACCGGGGGCCGGCACGGGTCTACGACGGTGAAGAGGCAGCGATGGAGGCGATCCTCCATCGCGAGATTGCGGAGGGCGACGTCATCGTGATCCGGTACGAGGGGCCGCGGGGAGGGCCCGGAATGCCCGAGATGCTCTCGCCGACATCCGCACTGATGGGCCTCGGCTACGCCCGGGTCGCCCTGGTGACGGACGGCCGCTTCTCGGGCGGCACCCGGGGGCCGTGCATCGGGCACATTGCTCCCGAGGCCGCGGTCGGCGGGCCGATCGCCCTCGTCGAGGACGGCGACGAGATCGCGATCGATCTCTACGAAAAGAGCCTCGACCTCGCTGTAGAGAGAGCGACCCTCGAAGAGCGGCGGAAGGCCTGGAAGCCGCCGCAAAAACGGCTTACCGGCGTGCTCGCCCGCTACGCGCAGACCGTGGAGCAGGCGAACCTCGGCGCCGTCCAGAGGTGA
- the hemC gene encoding hydroxymethylbilane synthase, which yields MSLRIGTRGSALALAQTNRVVGMLADRGIEAELVTIATEGDTATGVPLHAIGGQGVFVRALDDAILRGEIDAAVHSMKDIPAARPAGLTCCAVLERDSPADFLAHECPLDAVSVIGSSSTRRRAQLLRDAPALEVKQLRGNVDTRIRKLREGQYDAIVLAEAGLERLGLTLPGEALPTDRFVPSPNQGTIAVVCRDDPAVAGAFAAFDHAPTRLDVEIERAVMEEVGGGCFTPQGIYCRDGNLIAEVLALDGSRWERIERRVATVGEAREWGRALRVQAAGLIREAYAALGIKP from the coding sequence ATGTCTCTTCGCATAGGCACACGGGGAAGCGCTCTCGCGCTTGCACAGACGAACAGGGTGGTCGGCATGCTCGCTGATCGGGGGATCGAGGCGGAACTCGTCACGATCGCGACCGAGGGCGACACCGCGACCGGAGTCCCGCTCCATGCCATCGGGGGACAGGGGGTCTTCGTGCGGGCGCTCGACGACGCCATCCTCCGCGGCGAGATCGACGCCGCGGTGCACAGCATGAAGGATATCCCCGCAGCCCGCCCGGCGGGGCTCACCTGCTGTGCGGTGCTCGAGCGGGACTCGCCGGCGGACTTCCTCGCGCACGAGTGCCCCCTCGATGCGGTCTCTGTCATCGGGTCGTCGAGCACCCGGCGCCGCGCCCAGCTCCTCCGCGACGCCCCGGCGCTTGAGGTGAAGCAACTGCGCGGGAACGTCGATACCAGGATACGGAAACTCCGTGAGGGGCAGTACGACGCCATCGTGCTCGCGGAGGCGGGCCTCGAACGCCTCGGGCTCACGCTCCCGGGAGAAGCCCTCCCCACCGACCGGTTCGTCCCATCCCCAAACCAGGGGACCATCGCGGTCGTCTGCCGGGACGACCCGGCCGTCGCCGGCGCCTTCGCAGCGTTCGACCACGCGCCGACCCGCCTTGACGTCGAGATCGAGCGTGCCGTCATGGAGGAGGTCGGCGGCGGGTGCTTCACCCCGCAGGGGATCTACTGCCGGGACGGGAACCTGATCGCCGAGGTGCTCGCGCTCGACGGCTCCCGATGGGAGCGGATCGAGCGGCGCGTTGCGACCGTCGGCGAAGCCCGGGAGTGGGGGCGGGCGCTGCGTGTGCAGGCGGCCGGACTGATCCGGGAGGCTTACGCGGCACTGGGGATAAAACCATGA
- the hemB gene encoding porphobilinogen synthase encodes MYPERRMRRMRRRIVQPLLRETELRKTDLIAPVFVDESISAPLPIASMPGQFRHPVDGVAGYCERLRDAGIRAVLLFGVPAAKDGKATGAYAADGVVQRAVQKVKEHLPEMVVVTDVCACEYTDHGHCGFVGETVDGPDLLNDPSLELMAQIAVSHAESGADIVAPSCMLDGMVRAIRQALDAAGFQDVLIMSYSSKFASALYGPFRDAADSGFSFGDRTTYQINPGNAREALMESELDAAEGADILMVKPAGAYLDILAAVANLGLPVAAYQVSGEYAMIKAAAERGWLDERAVAIETLTAIRRAGADLIITYFAEDAARWLDEEQ; translated from the coding sequence ATGTATCCAGAACGAAGAATGAGACGGATGCGGCGGCGGATCGTCCAGCCGCTCCTCCGCGAAACCGAACTTCGAAAGACCGATCTCATTGCGCCGGTCTTCGTGGATGAATCGATCAGCGCACCGCTTCCGATCGCCTCGATGCCGGGGCAGTTCCGCCACCCGGTGGACGGCGTCGCCGGCTACTGCGAGCGCCTCCGGGATGCCGGCATCCGGGCGGTGCTCCTCTTCGGGGTTCCGGCCGCAAAAGACGGTAAGGCGACCGGCGCATACGCGGCGGACGGCGTCGTCCAGCGTGCCGTCCAAAAAGTCAAGGAGCATCTTCCGGAGATGGTGGTCGTGACCGACGTCTGCGCCTGCGAGTACACCGATCACGGCCACTGCGGTTTTGTCGGCGAGACCGTCGACGGCCCCGACCTCTTAAACGACCCCTCGCTTGAACTGATGGCGCAGATCGCCGTCTCCCACGCAGAGAGCGGCGCCGATATCGTCGCGCCGTCGTGCATGCTCGACGGGATGGTCCGGGCGATCCGGCAGGCTCTCGATGCCGCCGGATTCCAGGACGTCCTGATCATGTCCTACTCCTCGAAGTTCGCGAGCGCCCTCTACGGGCCGTTCCGCGACGCGGCAGACTCGGGGTTCTCGTTTGGGGACCGGACGACCTACCAGATCAACCCGGGCAACGCCCGGGAGGCGCTGATGGAGTCGGAGCTCGACGCGGCCGAAGGGGCGGATATCCTGATGGTCAAGCCGGCCGGCGCCTATCTCGACATCCTCGCGGCCGTCGCGAACCTCGGCCTGCCGGTCGCGGCCTACCAGGTCAGCGGGGAGTACGCGATGATCAAGGCCGCCGCCGAGCGCGGGTGGCTGGACGAGCGCGCCGTCGCCATCGAGACCCTCACCGCCATCAGGCGGGCCGGGGCCGACCTGATCATCACCTACTTTGCAGAAGACGCGGCGAGGTGGCTCGATGAAGAGCAGTGA
- the hemA gene encoding glutamyl-tRNA reductase, giving the protein MPEPLAIPLALAGVSHHTADIATLEAFRFPDEAAFLREAQERFRGALLLQTCNRVEVLVQGDARSLEGFLQEKGRHGFTVIEGEAVPRHLLELAAGIDSLIVGEDQILGQLKQALAIAEEAGAANSVISLCVNKAVHVGVRVRRQTQINRGAVSVGSAAVTLAENLLGTLSDRHILVVGSGEMGVLVAQALAAKGLTAIYVANRTYERAVMLADKIGGRAVNFKDLYRYIALSDVVISCTAAPHPVIREEDIRTVMEERLWPLDPHPRHLILIDIAQPRDVEEGVRSIEGVHLFTIDDLRNVNDAAMDSRRSEADRARGIIDEETDHFIRLLRRTAADETLALLYTWAESIRARERDRALARLGETDDRTGEVVDDLTRVLTKKLLSDVTTAIRASAERGDIMTAEALIRAITRGKPCIQNEE; this is encoded by the coding sequence ATGCCTGAACCGCTCGCCATCCCCCTCGCGCTCGCGGGCGTCAGCCACCACACCGCGGACATCGCCACGCTTGAGGCGTTCCGGTTCCCCGATGAGGCGGCGTTCCTCCGCGAGGCACAGGAGCGGTTCCGGGGTGCGCTCCTGCTCCAGACATGCAACCGCGTCGAAGTGCTGGTGCAGGGGGACGCACGGAGCCTTGAAGGATTCCTGCAGGAGAAGGGCAGGCATGGGTTTACGGTCATCGAGGGCGAGGCCGTGCCTCGCCACCTCCTGGAACTGGCCGCAGGGATCGACTCGCTGATCGTCGGCGAGGACCAGATCCTCGGGCAGCTCAAGCAGGCGCTCGCGATCGCAGAAGAAGCGGGGGCCGCGAACAGTGTCATCTCCCTCTGCGTCAACAAGGCGGTGCACGTGGGGGTCAGGGTCCGGCGCCAGACGCAGATCAACCGGGGTGCGGTCTCCGTCGGCTCCGCGGCCGTGACGCTCGCGGAGAACCTCCTCGGCACCCTCAGCGACCGGCACATCCTGGTCGTCGGGAGCGGAGAGATGGGTGTTCTGGTGGCGCAGGCGCTCGCCGCGAAAGGCCTTACGGCCATCTACGTCGCCAACAGAACCTATGAGCGGGCGGTGATGCTTGCGGATAAGATCGGGGGGCGCGCGGTCAACTTCAAGGACCTCTACCGCTACATCGCGCTCTCCGATGTCGTCATCTCCTGCACCGCCGCACCGCATCCGGTCATCCGGGAGGAGGATATCCGGACGGTGATGGAGGAGCGGCTCTGGCCGCTCGATCCACACCCCCGCCACCTGATCCTCATCGACATCGCCCAGCCCCGCGACGTCGAGGAGGGGGTGCGGTCGATCGAAGGCGTGCACCTCTTCACCATCGACGACCTCAGGAACGTCAACGACGCTGCCATGGACTCCCGGAGGAGCGAGGCGGACCGCGCACGGGGGATCATCGACGAGGAGACCGATCACTTCATCCGGCTCCTCCGCCGGACGGCGGCCGACGAGACGCTCGCCCTCCTCTACACCTGGGCGGAGTCGATCCGGGCGCGTGAACGCGACCGGGCGCTCGCGCGCCTGGGGGAGACGGACGACCGCACAGGGGAGGTCGTCGACGACCTGACACGTGTGCTCACGAAGAAACTCCTCTCGGATGTGACGACGGCCATCCGCGCGAGTGCTGAGCGCGGGGATATCATGACAGCAGAGGCCCTGATAAGGGCGATTACCCGGGGAAAACCATGTATCCAGAACGAAGAATGA
- a CDS encoding PrsW family intramembrane metalloprotease translates to MIVEPLLILALALAPGVFWAWYFYHRDKFEPEPAALIVKIFLLGVLVTFPVAFVEGFFGLFIASPLIMGAVVAPIVEEYGKFAVVRRFAYHNPEFDEPMDGIVYAAVAALGLASLENVLYVFTAYLTSPALALGTIAIRAIFSVPGHALFASVWGYALGRAKFTAAERRPAIILQGLILGMVLHGIFNFLLFSAEIVAYAMAVFILVLTPGLWILANRNIRRALDHGHR, encoded by the coding sequence ATGATCGTCGAACCGCTGCTGATCCTTGCCCTGGCGCTGGCGCCGGGGGTGTTCTGGGCGTGGTACTTCTACCACAGGGATAAATTCGAGCCCGAACCGGCGGCCCTGATCGTGAAGATCTTCCTCCTCGGCGTCCTCGTCACGTTTCCCGTCGCCTTCGTCGAGGGGTTCTTCGGCCTCTTCATCGCATCCCCGCTGATCATGGGCGCCGTTGTCGCGCCCATCGTCGAGGAGTACGGCAAGTTTGCGGTCGTGCGCCGATTCGCCTACCATAACCCCGAGTTCGACGAACCGATGGACGGCATCGTCTACGCCGCAGTCGCCGCTCTCGGGCTCGCATCGCTCGAGAACGTCCTCTACGTCTTTACGGCATACCTGACATCGCCGGCGCTCGCCCTCGGCACGATCGCCATCCGCGCGATCTTCTCGGTTCCGGGGCACGCACTCTTTGCCAGCGTATGGGGTTACGCCCTCGGCAGGGCCAAGTTCACGGCCGCCGAACGGCGACCGGCGATCATTCTTCAGGGGCTTATACTCGGGATGGTGCTGCACGGTATCTTCAACTTCCTGCTCTTCTCCGCCGAGATCGTCGCCTACGCCATGGCCGTCTTCATTCTGGTCCTGACACCGGGGCTCTGGATCCTTGCAAACCGAAACATCAGGCGGGCGCTCGACCACGGGCACCGATAA
- the hemL gene encoding glutamate-1-semialdehyde 2,1-aminomutase: MKSSDLFARAKTLMPGGVSSPVRAIKPYPFYVERAAGSHLATVDGADLIDCCLGYGPLILGHAHPKVREAIERQLEKGWLYGTPTPLELDLAGVITGDHPAVDMVRFVSSGSEATMAAIRLARGYTGKQDIIKIEGGFHGAHDAVLVKAGSGATTLGVPDSAGVLADLVAHTRQVPYNDPEALETLLAGNDDVAVFILEPIMGNIGPVLPDDGYLADVREITAAHDVLLILDEVITGYRVGIGGAEVLYGVKPDLATFGKIIGGGLPIGAFGGRREIMELVAPAGPVYQAGTFSGNPASLAAGYAALRYLHEHPEVYRRLDEATRVIGEVAADAGRGTFVRVGSLFKHFFRSEPPRNYREVKECDTEAFSRFWKAMLEAGVFLPPSQFETNFLSAAHTKADIEQIAEAYGSCLFA, from the coding sequence ATGAAGAGCAGTGACCTTTTCGCACGCGCAAAGACCCTGATGCCGGGCGGCGTCAGCAGCCCCGTGCGGGCGATCAAACCCTACCCGTTCTACGTGGAGCGCGCCGCAGGTTCGCATCTTGCGACCGTCGACGGCGCGGATCTCATCGACTGCTGTCTCGGCTACGGCCCCCTCATCCTCGGCCACGCGCACCCGAAGGTTCGTGAGGCGATCGAGCGCCAGCTCGAGAAGGGGTGGCTCTACGGCACGCCGACGCCGCTCGAACTCGACCTCGCGGGAGTCATCACCGGCGACCATCCCGCGGTCGATATGGTGCGGTTCGTCTCGTCGGGCTCCGAAGCGACGATGGCCGCGATCCGGCTCGCCCGCGGCTACACCGGGAAACAGGACATCATCAAGATCGAGGGGGGGTTCCACGGCGCCCACGACGCGGTCCTCGTCAAGGCCGGGTCGGGAGCGACCACGCTCGGGGTGCCCGACTCCGCGGGCGTCCTTGCGGATCTGGTGGCGCACACCCGGCAGGTCCCCTACAACGACCCCGAGGCGCTGGAAACGCTGCTCGCCGGAAACGACGACGTCGCCGTGTTCATCCTCGAACCGATCATGGGCAACATCGGCCCGGTCCTCCCCGATGACGGCTATCTCGCCGACGTCCGGGAGATCACCGCCGCCCACGACGTCCTCCTCATCCTCGACGAGGTGATCACCGGCTACCGGGTTGGGATCGGCGGCGCGGAGGTGCTCTACGGGGTAAAGCCGGACCTCGCCACGTTCGGCAAGATCATCGGCGGCGGCCTCCCCATCGGGGCGTTCGGGGGACGGCGCGAGATCATGGAACTGGTCGCTCCCGCAGGACCGGTCTACCAGGCCGGAACCTTCAGCGGCAACCCGGCAAGCCTCGCGGCGGGGTACGCGGCGCTTCGCTACCTGCACGAGCACCCGGAGGTCTACCGGCGGCTCGACGAAGCCACGCGGGTGATCGGAGAGGTCGCTGCGGATGCGGGCAGAGGAACATTCGTCAGGGTGGGCTCGCTCTTCAAGCACTTCTTCCGGAGCGAGCCGCCGCGGAACTACCGCGAGGTCAAGGAGTGCGACACGGAGGCGTTCTCGCGGTTCTGGAAAGCGATGCTCGAGGCGGGGGTCTTCCTCCCGCCGTCGCAGTTCGAGACGAACTTCCTCTCGGCGGCGCACACGAAAGCGGATATCGAACAGATAGCGGAAGCATACGGATCATGTCTCTTCGCATAG
- a CDS encoding DUF7544 domain-containing protein has product MAEDMYAFSRLDGAFQRTKSLLWPIRWGVWLRLALIALFVGGGVSLPNTSGYTFEEGDLPPGVVESLPDIAPLIVAFILIVLVIALIWWIIGTVMQFVFVDMLRTDDIHIRPFFGERLGKGVRLFLFQVGLTLILILAMMALILMLVGIGGSGVGGAAFILVFIPFILVAALLFGIIFLLTNDFVVPIMIHEDCGIIEGWRRLFGMISANVWQTVVYVVTRLVLGLIAAIVQAVLVILALLIIAIPFVLIGIVLLAALQAGNYVLLLTLLIPYLVIAIPVALLIAVPFVTFFRYYGLLVLEGLAPGCRLLPE; this is encoded by the coding sequence ATGGCTGAAGATATGTATGCATTCAGCAGACTGGACGGTGCTTTTCAGCGCACCAAAAGCCTGCTCTGGCCGATCAGGTGGGGTGTCTGGCTCCGCCTGGCCCTGATTGCGCTCTTCGTGGGAGGGGGCGTCAGTCTCCCGAACACCTCCGGATATACCTTCGAAGAAGGCGACCTCCCCCCGGGCGTCGTGGAGTCCCTTCCCGATATCGCGCCGCTTATCGTGGCGTTTATCCTCATCGTGCTTGTGATCGCTCTCATCTGGTGGATCATCGGAACGGTGATGCAGTTCGTCTTCGTCGACATGCTCCGGACGGATGATATCCATATCAGGCCCTTCTTTGGAGAACGGCTCGGAAAAGGGGTCCGGCTCTTCCTCTTCCAGGTCGGCCTCACGCTGATCCTGATCCTCGCCATGATGGCGCTCATCCTCATGCTCGTCGGGATCGGGGGGTCGGGTGTCGGTGGTGCTGCATTCATCCTGGTGTTCATTCCGTTCATCCTGGTTGCAGCCCTCCTCTTCGGCATTATCTTCCTCCTGACCAACGACTTTGTCGTCCCGATCATGATCCACGAGGACTGCGGGATCATCGAGGGTTGGCGGCGGCTTTTCGGGATGATATCGGCCAACGTCTGGCAGACCGTCGTCTACGTCGTCACCAGGCTCGTGCTCGGCCTCATCGCCGCGATCGTGCAGGCGGTTCTGGTCATCCTTGCGCTGCTGATCATCGCGATACCGTTCGTGCTCATCGGGATCGTGCTCCTCGCCGCACTCCAGGCTGGAAACTACGTGCTGCTCCTCACCCTCCTCATCCCCTACCTCGTCATCGCCATCCCGGTCGCGCTCCTGATCGCGGTGCCGTTCGTCACGTTCTTCCGGTATTACGGACTGCTGGTGCTCGAGGGGCTCGCCCCGGGGTGCCGCCTCCTCCCCGAATAA
- a CDS encoding precorrin-2 dehydrogenase/sirohydrochlorin ferrochelatase family protein has product MIPLMLDLTARRVLIFGGGDVGARKAAFFEHEAEVTVISRSFSPDLDGLAIRRQETDLSALPDEALRGFLSGAFLAVAATPDSGLNDRIGRLCAEAGVLFNNAAGEPGDVTIPSVVRGSRFLVAISTRGKSPAVSRYLRMRLEADYADLDMMIELQEEIRPMLRETEPVQAERARILWEILLDDEIRAALATDYGRARALAIERYLHA; this is encoded by the coding sequence ATGATCCCTCTCATGCTTGACCTGACGGCCAGGAGGGTGCTCATATTCGGCGGAGGCGACGTCGGTGCCCGAAAGGCTGCGTTCTTTGAGCATGAGGCGGAGGTGACGGTGATCAGCCGTTCTTTCTCGCCGGACCTCGACGGTCTCGCGATCCGGCGGCAGGAGACCGATCTCTCGGCTCTCCCGGACGAGGCGCTCCGGGGCTTTCTTTCGGGTGCGTTCCTCGCAGTAGCCGCGACGCCGGATTCGGGCCTCAACGACCGTATCGGAAGACTGTGCGCTGAGGCCGGTGTTCTCTTCAACAACGCCGCAGGCGAGCCCGGCGACGTCACCATCCCTTCGGTCGTCCGGGGCAGCCGCTTCCTCGTCGCGATCAGCACCCGCGGAAAGAGTCCCGCCGTTTCGCGGTACCTCCGCATGAGACTTGAAGCGGATTACGCAGACCTCGATATGATGATCGAGCTGCAGGAGGAGATCCGTCCGATGCTCCGGGAGACCGAACCGGTGCAGGCAGAGCGGGCCCGCATCCTCTGGGAGATCCTCTTGGACGACGAGATCCGGGCAGCGCTCGCCACCGACTACGGCCGGGCGCGCGCACTGGCTATCGAGAGGTACCTGCATGCCTGA
- the cobA gene encoding uroporphyrinogen-III C-methyltransferase, translating to MTGKAYLVGSGPGGLDLLTMKAREVIDRADVVLYDQLPGEEILATLPRDAELVDCGKYGGNHTMEQDEIEALMVERVKAGKTVVRLKGGDPFLFGRGGEEVETLREHGIRVEVVPGVTSAIAVPEMVGIPVTHRRYASQVTFITGHEDPTKPESALDWEVLARLKGTLVVLMGVKNLPAIAAALTANGKDPATPVAIIERGMRPDQRVTVGTLADIAQKARAAGVRPPAVIVIGGVVELYDGGEEQAAP from the coding sequence ATGACAGGAAAAGCGTATCTTGTGGGGTCCGGCCCCGGCGGGCTCGACCTCCTGACGATGAAGGCCCGCGAGGTGATCGACAGAGCGGACGTGGTCCTCTACGACCAGCTCCCGGGCGAGGAGATCCTCGCGACGCTCCCGCGGGACGCCGAGCTCGTCGACTGCGGGAAGTACGGCGGGAACCACACCATGGAGCAGGACGAGATCGAGGCGCTGATGGTCGAGCGGGTGAAGGCGGGCAAAACGGTCGTGCGCCTGAAAGGCGGCGACCCCTTCCTCTTCGGCCGCGGCGGGGAGGAGGTCGAGACGCTCCGGGAGCACGGCATCAGGGTCGAGGTGGTGCCGGGGGTGACGAGCGCCATCGCCGTCCCGGAGATGGTCGGCATCCCGGTCACCCACCGGCGGTATGCGTCGCAGGTGACCTTCATCACCGGCCACGAGGACCCCACGAAACCCGAGTCCGCCCTCGACTGGGAGGTTCTCGCGCGGCTGAAAGGGACGCTAGTCGTCCTGATGGGCGTAAAGAACCTCCCGGCCATCGCGGCGGCGCTCACCGCGAACGGCAAGGACCCCGCGACCCCGGTCGCGATCATCGAGCGGGGGATGCGTCCCGACCAGCGCGTGACGGTCGGGACGCTCGCCGATATCGCCCAAAAAGCCCGCGCCGCAGGCGTCCGGCCCCCGGCGGTGATCGTGATAGGGGGGGTTGTGGAACTGTATGATGGGGGCGAGGAGCAGGCAGCCCCCTGA
- a CDS encoding flavodoxin family protein gives MSESAAEKIQDIETSEGTFTLRLVRDDLGEIYPGMIRYTVEVLRGTETVYTYAINTYESGRLGTLFDTRKAAEIVFARLAHDVTSRPHLYTRSRVFTRPLPGTGTADVVILQGSPRRFGNSAKIASWCDDEAAQSGLTSRVFYLQEMDIRPCIGCYVCYDQGYCPVEDDMPPIIRALEAASVIVVCTPVYTGTVPAALKAAMDRCQWLHAREKILGKEVRARGLLVAVAGRRGSEPFVCVTRVVGMFMENLGIRPADPVLIGDLDRARDVETIGGAEDGVRAALSALLAPRNER, from the coding sequence ATGAGCGAGAGCGCGGCGGAGAAGATCCAGGACATCGAGACATCTGAAGGGACGTTCACGCTCAGGCTTGTCCGCGACGACCTGGGGGAGATCTACCCGGGCATGATACGGTATACCGTCGAGGTCCTTCGCGGCACCGAGACGGTCTACACCTACGCTATCAACACCTACGAGAGTGGACGCCTAGGAACCCTCTTCGATACCAGGAAGGCGGCGGAGATCGTCTTCGCCCGGCTCGCGCACGACGTGACGTCCCGCCCTCATCTCTATACCCGATCACGGGTCTTCACCCGCCCGCTCCCGGGCACCGGCACGGCCGACGTCGTCATCCTGCAGGGGAGCCCGCGCCGGTTCGGGAACTCCGCAAAGATTGCGTCGTGGTGCGACGACGAGGCCGCACAATCAGGCCTCACGTCCCGGGTCTTCTACCTGCAGGAGATGGATATCCGCCCGTGCATCGGCTGCTACGTCTGCTACGACCAGGGCTACTGCCCGGTCGAGGACGATATGCCCCCGATCATCCGGGCGCTTGAGGCCGCTTCCGTGATCGTCGTATGCACCCCCGTCTACACCGGCACCGTCCCGGCGGCTCTCAAGGCGGCGATGGATCGCTGCCAGTGGCTTCATGCCCGGGAGAAGATCCTGGGGAAGGAAGTGCGCGCCCGGGGCCTGCTCGTCGCCGTCGCGGGACGGCGGGGGAGCGAACCCTTTGTCTGCGTAACGAGGGTGGTGGGGATGTTCATGGAGAACCTGGGCATCCGTCCCGCCGACCCGGTGCTGATCGGCGATCTCGATCGGGCGAGAGACGTGGAAACGATCGGCGGGGCTGAAGACGGCGTCCGGGCGGCGCTCTCCGCGCTCCTCGCGCCCCGAAACGAAAGATAA
- a CDS encoding carbonic anhydrase encodes MIDRFIEGNKNFLEDDFKKNPDHYGPLASDQHPVVLWIGCSDSRVDPERITGSRAGEIFVQRNIGNIVPVHDWNFATVLEYAVNHLRVGDIVICGHSDCGAIKGLDQESDDAYIPLWLNNAKEAKRRVECRMQVPQTPEEEKIWQRLVEIENVGLQLEHLRTYPPVMAAEKEGRVRLHGLYFDLATGELKKIF; translated from the coding sequence ATGATTGACAGATTTATTGAGGGTAACAAAAACTTCCTGGAAGATGATTTTAAAAAGAATCCCGATCATTACGGCCCGCTTGCCTCAGATCAACACCCGGTGGTCCTCTGGATCGGGTGCTCAGACTCGCGAGTAGACCCTGAACGCATCACGGGTTCCAGGGCCGGCGAGATCTTCGTCCAGCGCAACATCGGCAACATTGTCCCGGTTCACGACTGGAACTTCGCGACCGTGCTCGAGTACGCGGTCAACCACCTCAGAGTCGGGGATATCGTCATCTGCGGGCACTCGGACTGCGGCGCCATAAAGGGGCTCGACCAGGAGAGTGACGATGCGTACATCCCGCTCTGGCTCAACAACGCAAAAGAGGCGAAGCGCCGCGTTGAGTGCCGGATGCAGGTGCCGCAAACCCCTGAAGAAGAGAAGATCTGGCAGAGGCTCGTCGAGATCGAGAACGTCGGCCTGCAACTCGAGCACCTCCGCACCTACCCGCCGGTCATGGCCGCAGAAAAAGAGGGACGGGTCCGGCTTCATGGCCTTTACTTCGACCTTGCGACCGGCGAACTGAAGAAGATATTTTAA